In the Vibrio gigantis genome, one interval contains:
- the slmA gene encoding nucleoid occlusion factor SlmA produces MAGTRKSNRREEILQALAQMLESTEGASRITTVKLAKQVGVSEAALYRHFPSKARMFEGLIEFIEEALMSRINRILDEEKDTLERIRLVLQLILVFSERNPGLTRILSGHALMFENERLRDRINQLFERIETQLRQILRERKLREGKSFPVDEKILAAQLLGQVEGSLNRFVRSDFKYQPTENFDAYWALLSAQIK; encoded by the coding sequence ATGGCTGGTACTCGAAAATCAAACCGTCGTGAAGAAATCCTACAAGCTCTCGCACAAATGTTGGAATCGACCGAAGGTGCTTCTCGTATCACAACGGTAAAGTTAGCCAAGCAAGTTGGTGTTTCTGAAGCTGCGTTATACCGCCACTTCCCAAGCAAAGCCCGCATGTTTGAAGGCCTCATCGAGTTCATTGAAGAAGCGTTGATGTCTCGCATCAACCGTATTCTGGATGAAGAGAAAGACACGCTAGAGCGCATACGCCTAGTGCTGCAACTTATCTTAGTTTTCTCAGAACGTAACCCAGGCCTGACTCGAATTTTGTCAGGTCATGCTCTAATGTTTGAAAATGAACGCCTACGTGATCGCATCAACCAACTTTTCGAACGCATTGAGACGCAACTTCGCCAGATTCTGCGTGAAAGAAAGCTTCGTGAAGGGAAATCATTCCCGGTTGATGAGAAAATCTTAGCCGCTCAACTGCTAGGTCAGGTTGAAGGTAGCTTGAATCGATTTGTTCGCTCAGACTTCAAATATCAACCAACAGAAAACTTTGATGCTTATTGGGCACTGCTAAGCGCTCAAATTAAATAG